A region of Chloracidobacterium sp. DNA encodes the following proteins:
- the pnp gene encoding polyribonucleotide nucleotidyltransferase: MTKKYLSESIKLGNQELVVETGKVAKQADGSVVIRYGDTMLLVAAVSARTAKEGLDFFPLTVEYRENSFAAGRIPGNYFRREGRPSEKEVLTCRMIDRPVRPLFADGYRFETQIVASVISSDAENDPDVIAITGASCALYLSDIPFENPIAGVRIGLIDGKYLINPTFDERRESELDLIVAGTEEAICMVECEAQEVNETIMVEALMLGHREIKRLCLWQKELGKALKIKKRVFEVPALDKHIVTDVEKTWTDKLRKALDSTGRDKIEVYAGLDALKKEVVESYPEDDPGARATAGKAFGQLKEKIFREDMLGNKRRPDGRKFSEIRPINCEVGWLPRVHGSALFTRGETQAIVTSTLGTKQDGQFMDDLENGTIDRRFMLHYNFPPYSVGETGRFGGTSRRETGHGNLARRAILSVLPDEKDFPYTIRIVSDITESNGSSSMASVCGGILSLMDAGVPIKKPVAGVAMGLVMEGNRYAILSDIAGAEDHYGDMDFKVTGTADGITALQMDIKIGGINAMILQEALEQAKKGRIHILDIMTKTIGEPREDISQYAPRIITMQINPEKIRDVIGKGGSVIRSITEETGAKIDIDDDGTISIASADGEAAQAAIARIKALTAEAEIGETYLGTVSRIVDFGAFVEIIPGLDGLLHISEISDRRVRDVRDELKEGQQIMVKCIGKEGNKIKLSRKAILSEEKAKDAPEEE; encoded by the coding sequence ATGACAAAAAAATATTTAAGTGAATCGATCAAACTTGGTAACCAAGAATTGGTCGTCGAAACAGGCAAGGTTGCCAAACAGGCCGATGGTTCGGTCGTAATTCGCTACGGCGATACAATGCTGCTCGTTGCTGCAGTAAGTGCCCGCACCGCAAAGGAAGGGCTTGATTTTTTTCCGCTCACGGTCGAATATCGTGAAAATTCGTTCGCCGCCGGACGCATTCCCGGAAACTACTTCCGCCGCGAGGGACGCCCTTCAGAGAAGGAAGTTCTCACCTGCCGCATGATCGACCGCCCGGTGCGACCGCTCTTCGCAGATGGCTATCGTTTTGAAACGCAGATCGTAGCCTCGGTCATATCATCCGATGCGGAGAACGATCCGGACGTGATCGCGATCACAGGAGCGTCGTGCGCTCTTTACCTTTCGGATATTCCTTTTGAGAATCCGATCGCGGGAGTTCGTATCGGTTTGATCGACGGCAAGTACCTGATCAATCCGACCTTTGACGAACGCCGTGAATCTGAACTCGACCTCATCGTTGCAGGTACCGAAGAAGCGATCTGCATGGTCGAATGCGAAGCTCAAGAGGTCAATGAGACCATCATGGTCGAGGCTCTAATGCTTGGCCATCGTGAGATCAAACGTCTTTGCCTCTGGCAGAAAGAACTCGGCAAGGCACTTAAGATCAAGAAGCGCGTGTTTGAAGTACCTGCTTTGGATAAGCATATCGTCACCGACGTTGAAAAGACCTGGACTGACAAACTGCGTAAGGCACTTGATTCAACTGGCCGCGACAAGATCGAGGTCTATGCTGGTCTCGATGCGTTAAAGAAAGAGGTCGTCGAAAGCTATCCCGAAGACGATCCGGGCGCACGTGCGACCGCTGGCAAAGCCTTTGGACAGCTCAAAGAAAAGATCTTCCGCGAGGACATGCTTGGCAACAAGCGTCGTCCCGATGGACGAAAGTTCTCTGAGATCCGTCCGATCAATTGCGAGGTCGGCTGGCTGCCGCGTGTTCACGGCTCTGCGTTATTCACGCGAGGCGAAACACAGGCGATAGTCACTTCTACTCTTGGAACGAAACAAGACGGGCAGTTCATGGACGATCTTGAGAACGGTACTATCGATCGCCGGTTCATGCTCCACTATAATTTCCCGCCGTATTCGGTCGGTGAAACTGGTCGTTTCGGCGGAACGTCACGTCGCGAAACAGGTCACGGAAACCTCGCTCGCCGTGCGATCTTGTCGGTATTGCCCGATGAGAAAGATTTCCCTTACACGATCCGCATTGTTTCGGACATTACGGAGTCCAACGGTTCTTCGTCGATGGCTTCGGTTTGCGGCGGCATTTTGAGTCTGATGGACGCGGGTGTTCCGATCAAGAAGCCGGTTGCCGGCGTTGCGATGGGACTCGTCATGGAAGGCAATCGTTACGCGATCCTTTCGGACATCGCCGGTGCGGAAGATCACTACGGCGACATGGACTTTAAAGTAACCGGAACTGCCGACGGCATCACCGCTTTGCAGATGGACATCAAGATCGGCGGCATTAACGCGATGATATTGCAGGAAGCTTTGGAGCAGGCAAAGAAAGGCCGTATCCATATTCTGGACATCATGACCAAGACGATCGGCGAGCCGCGCGAAGATATTTCGCAGTATGCTCCTCGTATCATCACGATGCAGATCAATCCTGAGAAGATCCGCGACGTTATCGGTAAAGGCGGTTCGGTCATTCGTTCGATCACCGAGGAAACCGGTGCGAAGATCGACATCGACGATGATGGAACGATCTCTATCGCATCAGCCGACGGCGAAGCCGCACAGGCCGCGATTGCTCGCATCAAAGCCCTGACTGCGGAGGCTGAGATCGGTGAGACGTATCTAGGTACGGTTTCGCGTATCGTAGATTTCGGAGCGTTCGTTGAAATTATTCCTGGACTAGATGGCCTGCTGCATATTTCTGAGATCTCAGATCGCCGCGTTCGCGACGTTCGCGACGAACTCAAGGAAGGCCAGCAGATCATGGTCAAATGTATCGGTAAGGAAGGCAACAAGATCAAGCTTTCGCGCAAAGCCATCCTCTCCGAAGAAAAAGCAAAGGATGCACCTGAAGAGGAATAA
- the rpmJ gene encoding 50S ribosomal protein L36 — translation MKVRPSVKKMCDKCKVIHRKGIVRVICENPKHKQRQG, via the coding sequence ATGAAAGTCAGGCCGTCAGTTAAAAAAATGTGCGACAAATGCAAGGTGATACACCGCAAAGGGATTGTGCGTGTAATTTGCGAAAATCCGAAGCACAAACAGCGTCAAGGGTAA
- a CDS encoding adenylate kinase has protein sequence MDKIIVLIGAPGAGKGTQARLLQERRSIPQISTGDMFREMKTLDTPLAREVQTIMSSGKLISDDLTYKIVRERTSKPDTAGSFVLDGYPRTAVQAKQLEELAKEQGKEIQAIEVDVPRDELMKRLTGRRSCPVCGEIYNIYSKPPKADGFCDDHPEAKLDHRSDDSEEKVKVRLETYDELTMPLLEHYEKSGRLKKVDGTGEIENIYHELNELI, from the coding sequence ATGGATAAGATCATTGTTTTGATAGGTGCTCCGGGAGCAGGCAAGGGGACGCAGGCGAGACTATTGCAGGAGCGCCGGTCGATCCCACAGATATCAACTGGCGACATGTTTCGCGAGATGAAAACGCTCGACACGCCGCTCGCCCGTGAGGTTCAGACGATAATGTCATCGGGCAAGCTGATATCCGATGACCTGACGTACAAGATCGTCCGTGAACGCACATCGAAGCCGGACACGGCTGGAAGTTTTGTTCTAGATGGTTATCCGCGAACTGCGGTACAGGCCAAGCAGCTTGAAGAGCTTGCGAAAGAGCAAGGCAAGGAAATACAGGCGATCGAGGTCGATGTTCCGCGTGACGAATTGATGAAACGTTTGACAGGACGCAGGAGTTGTCCGGTTTGTGGTGAGATATACAATATATATTCAAAGCCGCCAAAAGCCGATGGTTTTTGTGACGACCACCCGGAAGCAAAGCTTGACCATAGATCCGATGACTCGGAGGAAAAGGTCAAAGTGCGGCTTGAAACTTACGATGAATTGACAATGCCGTTGCTGGAACATTACGAAAAGTCCGGACGCCTCAAGAAAGTGGACGGAACCGGAGAGATCGAGAATATCTATCACGAGTTGAATGAGCTTATTTGA
- the rpsD gene encoding 30S ribosomal protein S4 yields the protein MARYRDAVCRLCRREGGKLFLKGDRCFKPSCAIEKRGTNPPGQHGAARRKMLAGYGEQLREKQKVKRIYFVLEKQFRNYFEKARRQKGVTGENLLFMLERRLDNVVYRSGFSTSRRQARQLVNHGHVTVNGRKVNIPSFQVKAGDTIAVKDRSQKNTHVDGAWATAVGRGRPAWINAQGKDMQVLIAGLPNRQDIDANINEQLIVELYSK from the coding sequence ATGGCTAGATATAGAGATGCGGTGTGCAGGCTTTGCCGTCGCGAAGGTGGAAAGTTATTTTTGAAGGGTGACAGATGTTTTAAGCCCTCTTGTGCTATTGAAAAGCGGGGAACTAATCCTCCCGGACAGCACGGTGCCGCCAGGCGCAAAATGCTTGCCGGTTACGGTGAGCAGCTTCGCGAGAAACAGAAAGTAAAACGTATTTACTTTGTTCTCGAAAAGCAGTTCCGCAATTATTTCGAAAAAGCGCGTCGTCAGAAAGGTGTTACGGGTGAGAACTTGTTGTTCATGCTCGAACGCCGTCTTGACAACGTAGTCTATCGTTCAGGATTTTCCACTTCACGCCGTCAGGCACGCCAGCTTGTAAACCACGGACATGTTACCGTCAACGGCCGCAAGGTCAACATTCCTTCATTTCAGGTGAAGGCCGGTGACACGATCGCTGTCAAAGACCGTTCACAGAAGAACACTCACGTTGATGGGGCTTGGGCAACAGCAGTTGGACGTGGACGTCCCGCATGGATAAATGCGCAGGGCAAAGATATGCAGGTGTTGATCGCGGGACTGCCTAATCGTCAGGATATTGACGCAAACATCAACGAGCAGCTTATCGTTGAGCTTTACAGTAAGTAA
- the rpsM gene encoding 30S ribosomal protein S13, with the protein MARVAGVDLPPNKRAQIGMTYIYGVGKSRATVILEQAGVDINTRIKDISEDDLNKIRTLLDTEGNIEGDLRKRIQMDIKRLMDIGCYRGLRHRRGLPVRGQRTSTNARTRKGPRKAAVAKKKAPGKK; encoded by the coding sequence ATGGCTCGTGTAGCAGGAGTAGATCTACCGCCCAATAAGCGGGCACAAATTGGAATGACCTACATTTACGGTGTGGGTAAATCGCGCGCAACGGTGATCCTTGAACAGGCCGGCGTTGATATTAATACCAGGATCAAGGATATAAGCGAAGACGATCTGAATAAGATCCGTACGCTTCTTGATACGGAAGGCAATATTGAAGGCGATCTCAGAAAGCGTATTCAAATGGACATCAAGCGCTTGATGGACATCGGCTGTTATCGCGGCCTGCGTCATCGTCGCGGCCTGCCGGTTCGAGGACAGCGCACCAGCACCAACGCAAGAACAAGAAAAGGACCGCGTAAAGCGGCTGTGGCGAAGAAGAAGGCTCCAGGTAAGAAATAA
- the infA gene encoding translation initiation factor IF-1, with amino-acid sequence MSKEEAIEVTATVLETLPNAMFKVAVDDNQHEVLAHVSGKMRKNFIRILPGDKVLVELSPYDLKRGRITYRYK; translated from the coding sequence ATGTCTAAAGAGGAAGCGATTGAAGTCACGGCGACAGTGCTGGAAACACTGCCGAATGCAATGTTTAAGGTTGCCGTGGACGATAATCAGCATGAGGTTTTGGCACATGTTTCTGGGAAAATGAGGAAAAACTTTATCCGAATTTTGCCGGGCGACAAAGTTTTAGTTGAATTATCGCCGTATGACCTGAAACGCGGACGAATTACATATCGCTATAAGTAG
- the map gene encoding type I methionyl aminopeptidase, with product MIIAKSAKDLDKMRAVGELIAEVREALRLMVAPGISTMDLNNAAEKMIRDAGAIPTFIGYHGFPFAICASVNNEIVHGFSKKDPLNEGDIVSLDMAATYQGFVGDTAMTVPVGEITDELKQLIRVTEECLEFGIQACRVNNRVGDIGWAVQQHAEKFSYGIVRDYTGHGIGRSMHESPQIPNYGRQGTKERIRAGYCFAIEPMLNLGTAETKTLSDKWTVVTLDGKPSAHAEHTLAVTVDGPEILTLTKEQKRLRQNVMTETVSA from the coding sequence ATGATAATCGCAAAGTCAGCAAAAGATCTAGACAAAATGCGTGCCGTAGGCGAGTTGATCGCTGAGGTGCGGGAGGCTTTGCGTTTAATGGTCGCTCCTGGCATTTCGACGATGGATCTTAATAACGCCGCTGAGAAGATGATCAGAGATGCGGGTGCAATTCCAACATTTATCGGTTATCATGGCTTTCCATTTGCCATCTGCGCTTCGGTAAATAATGAGATCGTTCACGGCTTTTCGAAGAAAGACCCGCTAAACGAAGGCGATATTGTTTCGCTCGATATGGCGGCGACGTATCAAGGGTTTGTTGGTGATACAGCGATGACGGTGCCGGTTGGCGAGATAACCGATGAGCTAAAACAACTGATTCGCGTTACTGAGGAGTGTCTTGAATTTGGTATTCAGGCGTGCCGTGTGAATAATCGTGTCGGCGACATCGGTTGGGCGGTTCAGCAGCATGCGGAAAAGTTCAGTTATGGAATAGTTCGTGATTACACCGGGCACGGCATAGGACGTTCGATGCACGAGTCGCCCCAGATACCCAATTATGGTCGGCAGGGCACTAAGGAGCGAATTCGGGCCGGATATTGCTTCGCGATCGAGCCGATGTTGAATCTTGGAACTGCTGAAACAAAAACACTTAGCGATAAGTGGACAGTGGTTACGCTTGACGGTAAACCGTCGGCTCATGCCGAGCACACGCTTGCGGTAACTGTTGACGGGCCGGAGATTTTGACGCTTACAAAGGAACAAAAGCGTCTTCGGCAGAACGTAATGACAGAAACCGTGTCTGCTTGA
- the rpsO gene encoding 30S ribosomal protein S15 yields MATVKELKEQIVGDYKTHTSDTGSSQVQIALLTQRINELTEHFKIHKKDNNSRRGLLVMVSRRRKLLDYLKRRDINEYHEIIKKLGLRR; encoded by the coding sequence ATGGCAACAGTAAAAGAACTAAAAGAACAGATAGTAGGCGACTACAAAACCCATACCTCAGATACGGGTTCGTCTCAGGTGCAGATAGCGTTGCTGACGCAGCGTATTAACGAATTAACGGAACACTTCAAGATACACAAAAAAGACAATAATTCCCGACGCGGACTGCTTGTAATGGTCTCTCGTCGAAGGAAATTGCTTGATTACCTCAAGCGTCGTGATATTAACGAATATCATGAGATCATTAAGAAATTAGGATTGAGAAGATAA
- the secY gene encoding preprotein translocase subunit SecY, with the protein MEKFFSAVQNMFKVPELRKRILFTLGLLAVYRLGAHVTAPGINKAQLERVWGDVAGTLLGVLDLFSGGNFRTISVFALGVTPYITASIIMQLLPVLSPAMKKIQEEGEVGRQKMNQWTRYSTVVLCAVQTFFVSTWLSRNQIIPETWWATAMIVITLTTGTIFVMWLGEQITERGVGNGISLLIFAGIVIGLPNGILQISERVRSGDPLQSLGVVFLVVVIIALIALIVYVESARRNIAISYASRRVGNQTFRGQETSLPLKINMGGVIPVIFASSVLAMPQTLFSAFPADPANPDSAWSKVYAFFQQFHGGDPYYELVFLTLIVVFTFFYITIIFNTDEVADNLRKHGGFIAGIRPGAPTADYLNSILTRLTTVGALYLAFVAFAPQLLLSGFKVARLPFVGTAIDNFLTATPGLSWIPTGLGYQFFFGGTSLLILVGVAMDTVSQIEAQLVMRNYEGFLGAGSRLRGRRS; encoded by the coding sequence ATGGAGAAGTTTTTTAGCGCTGTCCAAAACATGTTCAAGGTCCCTGAGCTGCGGAAACGCATTCTCTTTACGCTTGGGCTCTTGGCGGTTTATCGTTTGGGTGCGCACGTTACGGCACCCGGTATCAATAAGGCGCAGCTTGAACGCGTTTGGGGCGACGTTGCCGGTACGCTTCTTGGTGTTCTCGATCTCTTTTCCGGCGGTAATTTCCGCACCATCTCTGTGTTTGCTCTCGGCGTCACACCTTATATTACGGCGTCGATCATAATGCAGCTTTTGCCAGTGCTCTCGCCGGCAATGAAGAAGATTCAGGAAGAAGGCGAGGTCGGTCGGCAGAAAATGAATCAATGGACACGGTATTCGACCGTTGTTCTTTGCGCCGTGCAAACATTTTTCGTATCGACGTGGCTGTCACGTAACCAGATCATCCCTGAAACATGGTGGGCGACCGCAATGATCGTTATCACGCTCACGACGGGAACGATCTTTGTTATGTGGCTAGGTGAACAGATAACAGAACGCGGCGTCGGAAACGGCATCTCGCTTCTGATCTTTGCCGGAATTGTTATTGGGTTGCCAAACGGAATTTTGCAGATATCTGAACGCGTCCGTTCGGGCGATCCTCTACAGTCGCTTGGCGTTGTTTTTTTGGTCGTTGTCATTATCGCGCTGATCGCTTTGATCGTTTATGTCGAATCGGCGAGGCGAAATATCGCCATCAGTTACGCAAGCAGGCGTGTTGGTAATCAGACATTTCGCGGGCAGGAAACGAGTCTTCCGCTCAAGATCAACATGGGCGGCGTCATCCCGGTAATCTTTGCTTCGTCGGTTTTGGCGATGCCTCAAACTTTGTTTTCGGCATTTCCGGCTGACCCTGCTAACCCTGATTCTGCTTGGTCGAAAGTGTATGCTTTCTTTCAGCAATTTCACGGCGGTGATCCATATTACGAACTTGTCTTTTTGACCTTGATCGTTGTTTTCACATTCTTTTACATCACCATCATTTTTAATACAGATGAGGTAGCCGACAATCTAAGAAAGCACGGCGGATTCATCGCTGGTATCAGACCAGGTGCCCCGACTGCTGACTATTTGAATTCAATACTGACGCGCCTGACGACAGTTGGAGCTTTGTATTTGGCATTTGTTGCGTTCGCACCGCAGTTGCTCCTTAGCGGGTTTAAGGTTGCTCGGTTGCCATTTGTCGGTACAGCAATCGATAACTTTTTGACGGCAACGCCTGGATTAAGTTGGATTCCTACAGGCTTGGGATACCAGTTTTTCTTCGGAGGCACTTCGCTTCTGATTCTGGTCGGTGTTGCAATGGACACGGTTTCTCAGATAGAGGCTCAACTGGTAATGCGTAATTACGAGGGGTTCCTTGGAGCAGGTTCGCGACTTAGAGGGCGCCGAAGTTAG
- the accC gene encoding acetyl-CoA carboxylase biotin carboxylase subunit codes for MREIKKILIANRGEIACRIIWTCKEMGIKTVAVHSEADREALHVRYADEALCIGPAQSAESYLNIPAIISAAEITNADAIHPGYGFLAESATFAKICEDCNIKFIGPRPDVIAMMGDKVEARRTMTAAGVPILPGSPDPIESADEAKKLVSEIGYPVIIKAAAGGGGRGMRIVRKEEELANALETAQTEALAAFKNGAVYIERYIERPRHIEIQVLADEHGNTISLGERECTIQRRHQKLLEEAPSPVITQEQREKMGAVAVKACKKIGYSSAGTFEFLLDEDGSFYFMEMNTRIQVEHPVTEMVTLADIVRNQIRIATGEDIGYTQEDVQIVGHSIECRINAEDPVKFTPSPGKITAFNIPGGPGVRVDTAVYPGYVVPPYYDSMIAKLIVHARTRELAIARMQRALDMMVVEGIKTTIPLHRKIMADENFQKGNFSTKFMEEFKYDLTDS; via the coding sequence ATGCGTGAGATTAAGAAAATCCTGATCGCAAATCGCGGTGAGATCGCTTGCCGGATCATTTGGACGTGCAAGGAGATGGGCATCAAGACCGTCGCCGTACATTCTGAAGCCGACCGCGAAGCTCTCCATGTCCGATATGCCGACGAAGCTCTCTGCATTGGTCCGGCGCAGTCGGCCGAAAGCTACCTCAATATTCCTGCGATCATAAGCGCTGCCGAGATAACAAATGCCGACGCCATTCATCCTGGTTACGGATTTTTGGCTGAGTCGGCAACGTTCGCAAAAATTTGTGAAGATTGCAATATCAAATTTATCGGGCCGCGACCGGATGTTATCGCGATGATGGGCGACAAGGTCGAGGCCCGACGAACTATGACCGCAGCCGGCGTTCCTATTCTGCCGGGAAGTCCCGATCCTATCGAATCTGCGGACGAAGCTAAGAAGCTGGTTAGTGAGATCGGCTATCCTGTAATTATTAAGGCAGCAGCCGGCGGCGGCGGACGCGGAATGCGTATTGTCCGAAAAGAAGAAGAACTTGCCAACGCACTCGAAACCGCACAGACCGAAGCCTTGGCCGCGTTTAAGAACGGAGCCGTTTATATTGAAAGATATATCGAGCGTCCGCGGCACATTGAAATACAGGTCTTAGCTGATGAACACGGCAACACGATCTCACTAGGCGAACGCGAATGCACGATCCAGCGTCGTCATCAAAAACTTCTTGAAGAAGCGCCGTCGCCTGTCATCACTCAAGAACAAAGAGAAAAAATGGGAGCGGTTGCGGTAAAGGCTTGCAAAAAGATCGGTTACTCCAGCGCGGGAACATTTGAATTTTTGCTCGACGAAGACGGCAGTTTTTACTTCATGGAAATGAACACGCGAATCCAGGTCGAGCATCCCGTCACCGAAATGGTGACGCTTGCCGATATCGTTCGCAACCAGATAAGGATCGCCACCGGCGAGGATATCGGTTACACGCAGGAAGATGTTCAGATCGTCGGCCATTCGATCGAGTGCCGTATCAATGCCGAGGATCCTGTCAAATTTACGCCGAGCCCCGGCAAGATCACCGCATTCAATATTCCCGGCGGGCCGGGCGTTCGCGTCGATACGGCAGTTTATCCGGGCTATGTGGTTCCGCCGTATTATGATTCGATGATCGCAAAATTGATCGTCCATGCGAGGACACGCGAATTGGCGATCGCTCGTATGCAGCGAGCCCTCGATATGATGGTCGTCGAAGGGATCAAAACGACGATCCCGCTGCATCGAAAGATCATGGCGGACGAGAATTTCCAGAAAGGAAATTTCTCAACGAAGTTCATGGAAGAATTCAAATACGATCTGACGGATAGTTAA
- the rplQ gene encoding 50S ribosomal protein L17 — MRHRKAHRKLGRTTSHRISLLRNLATSLINADKEHIVTTVPKAKELRPFIEKVITMARKAQNLTGDDAVLRGVHLRRQAAGFFHAGNGTFKAQQSRFRGSKGETKEPIERTAGVKAVQRLFNELGVRYKDRNGGYTRIIKLGHRKGDNAEMAVIELVDNPRELAAKG, encoded by the coding sequence ATGAGACACAGAAAAGCACACAGAAAACTTGGCCGCACGACATCGCATCGCATCTCGCTGCTGCGTAATCTGGCAACTTCGTTAATCAATGCGGATAAGGAACATATCGTTACGACTGTTCCAAAGGCAAAAGAGTTGAGGCCTTTTATCGAAAAGGTGATTACCATGGCAAGAAAAGCTCAGAATCTTACCGGTGATGATGCGGTTCTTCGCGGTGTCCATCTTCGCCGTCAGGCGGCTGGGTTTTTCCATGCCGGAAACGGCACGTTCAAGGCTCAGCAGAGCCGATTTCGCGGAAGTAAGGGCGAAACGAAAGAGCCGATCGAGCGAACTGCAGGCGTAAAAGCTGTTCAGCGACTTTTCAATGAGCTTGGTGTGCGCTATAAAGACCGTAACGGCGGTTATACGCGCATTATCAAACTCGGCCATCGCAAAGGCGACAACGCTGAAATGGCGGTGATCGAATTGGTTGATAATCCGCGAGAACTGGCCGCAAAAGGCTAA
- a CDS encoding DNA-directed RNA polymerase subunit alpha, producing the protein MTSNNWTDFQMPSRLNVETETLTERFGKFYAQPFERGFGTTIGNSIRRALLSSIEGAAITAVRIEGVEHEFSSIKGVVEDATDVILNLKQIPFKLNGGGVKTLSISKKGAGVVTSADIEADGDVEILDSTVHIATISAGGKLNIEMRLKQGRGYVSAEFNNDEDLSVGYIPIDAVHTPIKKVNYNVEKTRQGSNTEYDRLTIEVWTDGSVKPEDSIGLAAKLVKDHMSIFINFEEEEEEYKYEDIARPPLMRNDLLDKSVDELELSVRSYNCLKNADIRSIRDLIRRSEKDMLNTKNFGKKSLTEIKDLLHGMGLDFGMDFDEQGNPIPGSGGRDLD; encoded by the coding sequence ATGACAAGCAATAATTGGACAGATTTTCAAATGCCTAGCCGCCTCAATGTCGAGACCGAGACATTGACAGAGCGATTCGGAAAATTTTATGCACAGCCTTTCGAACGCGGATTCGGCACGACGATCGGTAACTCGATCCGCCGTGCTTTGCTTTCGTCGATCGAAGGAGCTGCTATTACGGCCGTTCGTATCGAGGGAGTCGAACACGAATTTTCATCGATCAAGGGTGTTGTCGAAGACGCAACCGACGTAATCCTAAACCTCAAACAGATTCCATTCAAATTGAATGGCGGCGGAGTGAAAACTCTCTCGATAAGCAAGAAGGGAGCGGGAGTAGTCACAAGTGCGGACATTGAGGCCGATGGTGATGTAGAGATTCTTGATTCCACAGTTCACATCGCGACCATCAGTGCCGGCGGCAAATTGAATATTGAAATGCGGCTCAAACAAGGCCGCGGATATGTGTCGGCTGAGTTCAACAACGACGAAGACCTTTCGGTTGGTTATATTCCCATCGACGCGGTACACACGCCGATCAAAAAGGTTAATTACAACGTCGAAAAAACCAGACAGGGATCGAACACGGAATATGATCGTTTGACGATCGAGGTTTGGACCGACGGCTCGGTCAAGCCGGAAGATTCTATCGGCCTGGCAGCAAAATTGGTCAAAGATCATATGTCGATCTTTATCAATTTCGAAGAGGAAGAAGAAGAATACAAATACGAGGATATCGCTCGTCCGCCGCTTATGCGGAACGATCTGCTCGATAAATCGGTCGATGAACTTGAGCTTTCGGTGCGTTCTTATAATTGTTTGAAGAACGCCGACATTCGCTCGATTCGCGACCTGATTCGACGCAGCGAAAAAGATATGCTTAATACCAAGAATTTTGGTAAAAAATCGCTTACAGAGATCAAGGACCTGCTTCACGGAATGGGCCTCGATTTTGGAATGGATTTTGACGAACAGGGAAATCCGATCCCCGGAAGCGGTGGCCGAGATTTAGATTAA
- the accB gene encoding acetyl-CoA carboxylase biotin carboxyl carrier protein: MEELRALAELVNESGFTDFEFENENIRVRLSKMTGVPMQAAPVAASVSSAPAPVASASAATAPVIETADEDAGLFKITSPIVGTFYRSPGPDKDSYVSEGSSVSPETTVCIVEAMKLMNEIQAEVSGTVVKIYVENGQPVEYGQPLFGIKK, translated from the coding sequence ATGGAGGAGTTACGTGCCCTCGCGGAGCTTGTCAACGAAAGCGGCTTTACGGATTTTGAGTTTGAGAACGAGAACATTCGCGTTCGCCTAAGCAAGATGACCGGTGTACCCATGCAGGCAGCGCCTGTTGCCGCATCGGTTTCTTCTGCTCCTGCTCCCGTGGCATCTGCTTCGGCTGCAACGGCGCCTGTCATTGAAACTGCTGATGAGGATGCGGGACTCTTTAAGATCACTTCGCCTATTGTCGGAACATTCTATCGCTCGCCCGGCCCGGACAAGGATTCATATGTAAGCGAAGGCAGTAGCGTTTCGCCGGAAACGACTGTTTGTATTGTGGAAGCGATGAAGTTGATGAACGAGATACAGGCTGAGGTCTCGGGCACAGTTGTAAAAATTTACGTCGAGAACGGCCAGCCCGTCGAATACGGTCAGCCGCTTTTTGGGATAAAGAAATAG
- the rpsK gene encoding 30S ribosomal protein S11: MAKAAATKKKTFKKKEKKIIPIGIVHIAASFNNTMISITDTEGNLVAQSSSGARGFRGSRKGTPFAAQQAASEAARKAQDAGMREVEVRVKGPGGGRESAIRAINQAGIRVTSIRDTTPIPHNGCRPPKRRRV, translated from the coding sequence ATGGCAAAAGCAGCAGCAACTAAAAAGAAGACTTTTAAGAAGAAAGAGAAAAAGATCATTCCTATTGGGATCGTCCATATCGCGGCTTCGTTCAATAATACGATGATCTCGATCACCGACACCGAAGGTAATTTGGTCGCTCAATCTTCATCCGGTGCACGCGGATTTCGCGGTTCGCGAAAGGGAACGCCATTCGCGGCGCAGCAAGCTGCTTCAGAAGCAGCCCGTAAAGCTCAGGATGCGGGCATGCGTGAGGTCGAGGTTCGGGTAAAAGGCCCAGGCGGAGGCCGTGAGTCAGCGATCAGAGCGATCAATCAGGCAGGCATACGTGTTACGTCGATCCGTGATACAACACCTATCCCACACAACGGATGCCGTCCGCCGAAACGCAGACGAGTCTGA